A single region of the Flavobacteriales bacterium genome encodes:
- a CDS encoding peroxiredoxin, producing MSVLVGKNAPSFVAPAVINGEEVVENFTLDQYKGEKYVIFFFYPKDFTFVCPTELHAFQEKLAEFKAKGCEIVACSTDTEESHWGWLQMSKDQGGIQGITYPIVADTTKTVSINYGVLAGEYGYDENEHLAATGPMIAYRGLFLIDKKGVVRHQIVNDLPLGRNVNEAMRMLDALIHLETHGEVCPANWEEGKDAMNATHSGVADYLAKH from the coding sequence ATGTCTGTATTAGTAGGAAAAAATGCTCCGTCGTTTGTTGCACCGGCGGTTATTAATGGCGAAGAAGTTGTAGAAAACTTCACACTCGATCAATACAAAGGAGAGAAGTATGTAATATTCTTCTTCTATCCAAAAGATTTTACCTTTGTATGTCCGACAGAGTTGCACGCATTTCAAGAAAAATTAGCTGAATTTAAAGCCAAAGGTTGCGAAATTGTGGCCTGTAGCACCGACACCGAAGAATCTCACTGGGGATGGTTGCAAATGAGCAAAGATCAAGGTGGTATTCAAGGAATTACCTACCCAATAGTGGCCGACACCACAAAAACCGTGAGCATCAATTATGGTGTTTTGGCCGGAGAATATGGCTATGACGAAAACGAACATCTTGCCGCCACCGGCCCAATGATAGCCTATAGAGGTCTGTTTTTGATTGACAAAAAGGGCGTTGTTAGACACCAAATAGTGAATGATTTGCCATTGGGTAGAAACGTGAACGAGGCCATGCGAATGTTGGATGCCCTAATTCATCTTGAAACACATGGCGAGGTATGTCCTGCCAACTGGGAAGAAGGGAAAGATGCCATGAACGCTACGCATAGCGGTGTTGCTGATTATTTGGCAAAACATTAA
- a CDS encoding quinone-dependent dihydroorotate dehydrogenase produces the protein MYAILKKILFQMDAEKAHHFVTKMLLWLNKFGLFGIVKQLLIGQLKNQKQQVAGLTFRNKLGLAAGFDKNAEYLEVMDKLGFGFVEIGTITPKPQSGNDKPRLFRLKRDHALLNRMGFNNEGMDTAVKRLSGFRAKFPKTDLIVGGNIGKNKVTPNENAHEDYAKCYECLYTYVDYFVVNVSSPNTPNLRELQDKDALKTIFEAIRKVDEKMKNKVPKPLFVKISPDNSFSQIDDILDLVEAYGLAGIVATNTTISRDNLLTNSLEVETLGAGGLSGKPVKKRSTEVVRYIRSKNNSIIIIGVGGIETATDANEKLNAGANLIQVYSGFIYAGPKIISEIVNGVK, from the coding sequence ATGTACGCAATTCTTAAAAAAATACTGTTTCAGATGGATGCCGAAAAGGCACATCATTTTGTAACAAAAATGCTTTTGTGGTTGAATAAATTTGGCCTTTTCGGTATTGTCAAACAATTGTTGATTGGCCAGTTAAAAAACCAGAAACAGCAGGTGGCAGGGCTCACATTTAGGAATAAACTTGGTTTGGCTGCGGGTTTTGATAAAAATGCTGAATACCTCGAGGTGATGGATAAACTGGGCTTTGGTTTTGTTGAAATTGGTACAATCACGCCCAAGCCTCAATCGGGTAATGACAAGCCCCGATTGTTTAGATTAAAAAGGGATCATGCACTTTTAAACCGTATGGGTTTTAACAACGAGGGCATGGATACGGCAGTCAAAAGGTTAAGCGGTTTTAGAGCCAAATTCCCCAAAACTGATTTAATTGTAGGCGGCAATATTGGCAAAAACAAAGTTACTCCCAACGAAAATGCCCATGAAGATTATGCCAAATGTTACGAATGTCTTTACACGTATGTTGATTATTTTGTCGTAAACGTGAGTTCACCGAACACACCGAATCTGAGAGAGTTGCAAGACAAAGATGCCTTGAAAACCATTTTTGAAGCCATAAGAAAGGTGGACGAAAAAATGAAAAATAAAGTGCCAAAACCGTTATTCGTAAAAATATCGCCCGACAATTCTTTTAGTCAAATTGATGATATTTTGGATTTGGTAGAGGCGTATGGTTTGGCTGGAATTGTAGCAACCAATACAACCATTTCTCGCGATAATTTATTGACAAATTCACTGGAAGTTGAAACTTTAGGAGCAGGTGGCCTCAGCGGAAAACCCGTTAAAAAGCGTTCAACTGAAGTAGTTAGATACATCCGGTCAAAAAATAATTCGATAATCATTATTGGTGTTGGTGGCATTGAAACCGCAACCGATGCCAATGAAAAACTAAATGCGGGAGCTAATTTGATACAGGTTTATTCTGGGTTTATTTATGCCGGACCCAAAATTATTTCGGAGATTGTGAATGGGGTGAAATAA
- a CDS encoding NAD-dependent deacylase yields MKKLVVLTGAGMSAESGIQTFRGNNGLWEGYDVMKVASPEGWREDKALVLEFYNQRRKNVLESKPNAGHFILKELEQFVEVWIITQNIDNLHERAGSSNIIHLHGEITKGRSTVDDRLVFELDKPTIELGDKCPKGSQVRPHIVWFGEQVPMIEPAVEIVGQADILLVIGTSMAVYPAAGLVQFAPAHCPIFLIDPDENHESTKQFKHIVAGASKGLEIFRDEFLGKFID; encoded by the coding sequence ATGAAAAAACTGGTGGTGCTGACCGGAGCGGGCATGAGTGCAGAAAGCGGGATACAAACATTTAGAGGCAACAATGGCCTGTGGGAAGGGTATGATGTAATGAAAGTGGCAAGCCCAGAAGGTTGGAGAGAAGATAAAGCGTTGGTTTTGGAATTTTACAATCAACGAAGAAAAAATGTGCTGGAATCAAAGCCCAATGCCGGACATTTTATTTTGAAAGAACTGGAGCAATTTGTTGAGGTTTGGATTATTACCCAAAATATTGACAATCTGCATGAACGTGCCGGAAGTTCGAACATTATCCACCTGCATGGGGAGATAACAAAAGGAAGAAGCACAGTGGATGACCGTTTGGTATTTGAATTAGATAAGCCAACCATCGAGCTTGGCGACAAATGCCCCAAAGGAAGTCAGGTAAGGCCGCATATTGTGTGGTTTGGCGAGCAAGTGCCCATGATAGAACCTGCCGTAGAAATTGTGGGTCAGGCGGATATTTTGTTGGTTATTGGCACCAGTATGGCGGTTTACCCTGCAGCTGGTTTAGTGCAATTTGCACCTGCTCATTGTCCCATTTTTTTGATAGATCCCGATGAAAACCATGAATCTACAAAACAATTTAAGCACATTGTGGCTGGAGCAAGCAAAGGATTGGAAATTTTTAGAGATGAGTTTTTAGGGAAATTTATTGATTAG
- a CDS encoding gliding motility-associated C-terminal domain-containing protein: MTLLVNAQPPTVHTSNLAASEVYCNQLKLSWTDGNGDARIVFIREDTAVSLVPSSTKTYTADPNFKTSQNADPTGKSVTKVVYDNGGGYVYVTGLKKNTTYYFAVYEYNINSGTYEYLTTGSYATLSVKTENIVAAFSINDTYQCLSGNSVTTSNSSSNSLGLSMTYEWDFGDGSTKQTSTNASRVYTKGGIFDITLTATATGCKTSTILRDTILIPYKVDFKISDTIDGNDSIRCFGSNVFVFDNKSNLPNPPIYGLYDGTKYLWHTSTNVKGNYENFQYTTSASGYFDVTLVMGRKVSPKGEYCYDSITHRYFVLPPTIDSSKVHFSDTALCLNTNKFTFSQSGNNIISTLWKFGDGNTSTNNPATWTYNSVGKFQVTCEVEDINGCKASFSDTVEVLAPPDNTVAGLKTEYCLNEVNSVQLQPKLSGGYFYGAGVDAANSTFSPDKVGTFDFFYVYTIGNCKDTFPMTTTVLARPSFNLGKDTLLCKGTDIVLQVDSAGLNYLWDDGSTNQTRTVSSGGTYWAQGSNGKCNFRDTIKIRQVVLPKMNLGNDTSICGGEYVDLNVVADAGTILWSDGNTQFSRQATQSGLYVATVTHPCGVVSDSIKIDILPTACEIFIPNVFSPNRDDLNEDFYPKGLFVFTSMLIFDEYGQQIFESYEEGKGWDGTVNGKVVMPGAYYFIIHYQLPEGGTYVKKLASGPVYVVY, encoded by the coding sequence TTGACATTACTTGTCAATGCACAACCTCCCACCGTGCATACTTCTAACCTTGCAGCTTCAGAGGTATATTGTAACCAATTAAAGTTGAGTTGGACCGACGGAAATGGAGATGCCAGAATTGTGTTTATTAGAGAAGATACAGCAGTTTCCTTAGTACCCTCTTCAACAAAAACATACACTGCCGACCCTAATTTTAAAACCAGTCAAAATGCCGACCCAACCGGCAAATCGGTTACGAAGGTGGTATATGACAACGGCGGTGGATATGTGTATGTGACCGGGTTAAAAAAGAATACCACGTACTATTTTGCTGTTTATGAATACAACATTAATTCAGGTACCTATGAGTATTTGACCACTGGAAGTTATGCAACGCTTAGCGTTAAAACAGAAAATATAGTTGCAGCCTTTTCGATAAACGATACATACCAATGCTTGTCTGGCAATAGTGTTACTACCTCAAATTCATCAAGCAATTCGTTGGGTTTAAGCATGACCTATGAGTGGGATTTTGGAGATGGCAGCACCAAACAAACAAGTACCAATGCATCGAGAGTTTATACCAAAGGTGGAATTTTTGACATTACATTAACGGCTACTGCAACAGGGTGCAAAACGTCAACTATTCTGAGAGATACGATTCTTATTCCATATAAGGTTGATTTTAAAATTAGTGACACCATTGACGGCAACGACAGCATCAGATGTTTTGGTAGTAACGTTTTTGTTTTTGACAATAAATCAAATTTGCCAAACCCACCTATATACGGTTTGTATGATGGCACAAAATATCTTTGGCACACATCTACCAATGTTAAAGGAAATTATGAGAACTTCCAATACACCACCAGTGCATCAGGCTATTTTGATGTAACATTGGTAATGGGCAGAAAGGTTAGCCCAAAAGGGGAGTATTGCTACGATAGTATAACGCACCGATACTTTGTGCTGCCGCCCACCATTGATAGCTCTAAGGTTCATTTTAGTGATACGGCTCTTTGCCTAAATACCAATAAATTTACCTTTTCTCAAAGCGGAAACAATATTATTTCCACCCTCTGGAAATTTGGTGATGGAAACACTTCTACCAATAATCCAGCAACTTGGACTTACAACTCTGTTGGTAAATTTCAGGTTACCTGCGAGGTGGAAGATATTAATGGGTGTAAAGCCAGTTTTTCGGATACCGTTGAGGTACTTGCTCCGCCCGACAATACGGTGGCCGGGCTAAAAACGGAATACTGTTTGAATGAAGTTAATTCGGTGCAATTGCAGCCCAAATTGAGTGGAGGATATTTTTATGGTGCGGGTGTGGATGCTGCAAACTCAACCTTTTCGCCTGATAAAGTCGGTACGTTTGATTTTTTCTATGTGTACACCATTGGCAATTGTAAAGACACTTTTCCAATGACTACTACTGTATTGGCTCGACCAAGTTTTAATTTGGGAAAAGATACATTGTTGTGCAAGGGTACAGATATTGTCTTACAGGTTGATTCGGCAGGTTTAAATTATTTGTGGGATGATGGCAGCACCAATCAAACCCGAACAGTTTCAAGTGGTGGAACTTATTGGGCTCAGGGTAGCAACGGGAAATGTAACTTTAGAGATACCATTAAAATTAGGCAAGTGGTATTGCCAAAAATGAATTTGGGTAACGACACATCCATTTGCGGTGGAGAATATGTTGATCTCAACGTAGTGGCAGATGCCGGAACCATTTTGTGGAGCGACGGCAACACCCAATTTTCTCGGCAGGCAACCCAATCAGGCTTGTATGTGGCCACCGTTACTCACCCTTGCGGGGTAGTTTCGGATAGTATTAAAATTGATATTTTACCCACGGCTTGCGAAATATTTATACCAAACGTTTTCTCACCCAATCGAGATGATTTGAACGAGGATTTCTACCCAAAAGGTTTATTTGTTTTTACAAGTATGCTCATTTTTGACGAGTACGGTCAGCAAATATTCGAATCTTATGAGGAAGGAAAAGGCTGGGATGGTACTGTAAATGGAAAGGTGGTAATGCCGGGTGCTTATTACTTTATCATTCACTATCAACTGCCCGAAGGCGGAACTTATGTGAAAAAGTTAGCCTCGGGTCCTGTTTACGTAGTCTATTAA
- a CDS encoding 3'-5' exonuclease: MLENLKLENILVLDIETVPATEKFEKLDERWQKLWQHKAQYLVVEGQTAEEIYNRAGIYAEFGKIVCISVGVFFRQSDSYHFKIKSFSGDDERVLLLEFCNLLNAGFSGANKALCAHNGKEFDFPYLSRRMLVHGIKLPMLLNTAGRKPWEVNHIDTMQLWKFGDFKSYTSLDLLAATFNIPTPKDDIDGSMVWQVYYEEHDLERIKTYCQKDVVTLANVLLRFVGLPLLSQTELHFA; the protein is encoded by the coding sequence ATGTTAGAAAATTTGAAACTCGAAAATATTTTGGTTTTGGATATAGAAACCGTTCCGGCCACCGAAAAATTTGAAAAATTGGACGAACGCTGGCAAAAATTGTGGCAGCACAAGGCTCAATACCTGGTGGTAGAAGGCCAAACTGCCGAAGAAATTTACAATAGAGCCGGAATTTATGCCGAATTCGGAAAAATTGTCTGCATAAGTGTGGGTGTTTTTTTTAGACAAAGCGATAGTTACCATTTTAAAATCAAAAGTTTTTCAGGGGATGATGAAAGGGTTCTTCTCCTAGAATTTTGCAACCTGTTGAATGCCGGTTTTAGTGGAGCCAATAAAGCACTTTGTGCCCACAACGGAAAAGAATTTGACTTTCCCTATTTGTCGAGAAGAATGTTGGTGCATGGCATTAAATTGCCCATGTTGCTCAATACCGCCGGAAGAAAACCGTGGGAAGTAAACCATATTGACACCATGCAGCTTTGGAAATTTGGTGATTTTAAAAGTTACACTTCACTCGATTTATTAGCGGCCACCTTCAATATTCCAACTCCAAAAGATGATATAGACGGCAGCATGGTTTGGCAAGTTTATTATGAAGAACATGATTTGGAGCGAATAAAAACATATTGCCAAAAAGATGTCGTTACGCTGGCAAATGTGCTTCTCAGGTTTGTGGGGCTGCCTTTATTGTCTCAAACCGAACTGCATTTTGCTTGA
- a CDS encoding RNA methyltransferase, which translates to MISYFYQICRVQQISSLKNPLIKKIQSLNKKRGRESNHLFLVEGIREVELAIESGLHPTEMLFNHCWANDDLEAYAEKVECEKQFLLDEQVFEKISYRSSVPNVLATFSLFNTRLDNLKLPKNSIVLVLESIEKPGNLGAIFRTADAAGVDAIIIANANTDFYNPNVIRASLGTVFTVPFAICSNEACLQFLAENRFNIFSTYLEGAIPHFEVDMSKNTAIVMGSEAFGITNFWVENAHKCIKIPMLGKADSMNVSTATAVVVYEAVRQRNKKA; encoded by the coding sequence ATGATTTCATATTTTTATCAAATTTGCAGGGTGCAACAAATTTCGAGTCTCAAAAATCCGCTGATAAAAAAAATACAGTCTCTGAATAAAAAAAGAGGCCGAGAAAGCAATCATCTTTTTTTGGTGGAAGGAATACGCGAGGTTGAGCTTGCTATTGAAAGCGGTTTGCATCCAACTGAAATGTTATTTAATCATTGTTGGGCAAATGATGATTTGGAGGCTTATGCCGAAAAAGTCGAGTGTGAAAAGCAATTTTTGCTTGATGAACAGGTTTTTGAAAAAATAAGCTACAGAAGCAGTGTGCCAAATGTGTTGGCCACTTTCTCATTGTTCAACACTCGTTTGGACAATTTGAAATTACCAAAAAATAGTATAGTTCTTGTGTTGGAGTCTATTGAAAAACCGGGCAATTTGGGTGCAATTTTTCGCACTGCCGATGCTGCAGGAGTTGATGCTATTATAATTGCCAATGCAAATACCGATTTTTACAACCCAAATGTAATTAGAGCCAGTCTGGGCACGGTTTTTACCGTTCCGTTTGCAATATGTTCAAACGAAGCCTGTTTGCAGTTTTTAGCTGAAAATAGATTCAACATATTCAGTACGTATCTGGAAGGTGCCATTCCACATTTTGAGGTTGATATGTCAAAAAATACAGCCATTGTTATGGGCAGCGAAGCCTTTGGCATCACCAATTTTTGGGTTGAAAATGCCCATAAATGTATAAAAATACCCATGCTCGGCAAGGCGGATTCCATGAACGTTTCTACAGCCACAGCCGTTGTGGTGTATGAGGCGGTACGACAACGAAATAAAAAAGCCTAA